The proteins below come from a single Panicum hallii strain FIL2 chromosome 7, PHallii_v3.1, whole genome shotgun sequence genomic window:
- the LOC112901592 gene encoding uncharacterized protein LOC112901592: protein MPFTPGPYSGVSTLALVARASAFGVGVVYGSIKLSILKKMKPKKEEAHAHH from the exons atgccgtTCACCCCGGGCCCCTACTCCGGCGTCAGCACCCTCGCCCTC GTGGCGAGGGCGTCGGCCTTTGGCGTCGGCGTCGTCTACGGGAGCATCAAGCTCTCCATCCTCAAG AAGATGAAACCTAAAAAGGAGGAAGCACATGCTCATCACTAA